A window of Campylobacter lari subsp. lari contains these coding sequences:
- a CDS encoding MOSC domain-containing protein, which yields MSSIKSLQIGKIKNYNKFHSAFIKDIYLNSLQIYTDYILDNEIADKIHHGNLEKVVFANSVQNYTLWNNYLNKYLNFGEMGENLSIDGLNENNVCCGDIHEIGTCILQVSQPRKPCFKISSIHNHLNFTQEIFKSGRTGWYYRVLKEGIINKNDKIKILQKDEANLSIMELNQLFFNPFKNSSSLEKLEKISTLAKGWKESIQARLNHTYDNSYMFI from the coding sequence TTCATTCAGCATTTATCAAGGATATTTATTTAAATTCTTTGCAAATTTATACAGATTATATTCTTGATAATGAAATAGCTGATAAAATTCATCATGGAAATTTAGAAAAAGTTGTTTTTGCAAATAGTGTACAAAACTATACTTTATGGAATAATTATTTAAATAAGTACTTAAATTTTGGAGAAATGGGAGAGAATTTAAGTATTGATGGTTTAAATGAAAATAATGTTTGTTGTGGAGATATACATGAGATAGGTACTTGTATTTTACAAGTAAGTCAACCGCGCAAGCCTTGTTTTAAAATTTCTAGCATACACAATCACTTAAATTTCACTCAAGAAATTTTCAAAAGCGGAAGGACTGGATGGTATTATAGAGTCTTAAAAGAAGGCATAATAAATAAAAATGACAAAATCAAAATCTTACAAAAAGATGAAGCTAATTTAAGTATTATGGAGTTAAATCAATTATTCTTCAATCCTTTTAAAAATTCAAGTTCTTTAGAAAAATTAGAAAAAATTTCCACCCTGGCAAAAGGATGGAAAGAGAGTATTCAGGCTAGATTAAATCATACTTATGACAATTCTTATATGTTTATTTAA
- a CDS encoding NAD(P)/FAD-dependent oxidoreductase, which translates to MQKKKILFLGAGYATLSAIKALPDEFFEKAQVSLINNNSYHYHTILLHKVASNEDIYSSKYNLLPLLNPKINFIQDEVLKISKDKVFTKNNEFDFDILVCGLGFAKETFGIKGMQEYALSIDNYENALKINEIIYEKIKNYKISQNKDDLKITVCGGGLSGVEFVASLAKELKTFCQKEQIAYEKLELSIIEAMDQILPMFDKSLALKARQRLEALGVKVYEKSKIIECEKNGIRLDGGEFVKANTIIWTAGVRGNSVIENSSDFPSTRSRIEVDAFMHPLNVENASKYFFIGDNSLFKNPKTNTPYPPTAQLALREGAYVAKALMAMIDEKEFKQEFSFVSGNTVCSIGNDYAVGTVLHKPISGLLAIKLKIFIEKLWQYQLIGIKGFFK; encoded by the coding sequence ATGCAAAAAAAGAAAATTTTGTTTTTAGGTGCAGGATATGCTACTTTATCGGCTATAAAAGCCTTACCTGATGAGTTTTTTGAAAAAGCACAGGTGAGCTTGATTAATAACAATTCTTATCATTATCATACGATTTTACTACACAAAGTAGCTTCAAATGAAGATATTTATAGTTCAAAATATAATCTTTTGCCTTTATTAAATCCAAAAATCAACTTTATCCAAGATGAAGTTTTAAAAATTTCTAAAGACAAAGTTTTTACTAAAAATAATGAATTTGATTTTGATATTTTAGTATGTGGACTTGGTTTTGCTAAAGAAACTTTTGGAATTAAAGGTATGCAAGAATATGCTTTGAGCATAGATAATTATGAAAATGCTTTAAAAATTAATGAAATAATATATGAGAAAATAAAAAATTACAAAATAAGTCAAAATAAAGATGATTTAAAAATCACAGTTTGTGGTGGGGGCTTAAGCGGGGTTGAATTTGTAGCTTCTTTAGCTAAAGAGCTTAAAACCTTTTGCCAAAAAGAGCAAATTGCTTACGAGAAATTAGAACTTTCTATTATTGAAGCTATGGATCAGATTTTACCTATGTTTGATAAAAGTTTGGCTTTAAAAGCAAGGCAAAGGCTAGAAGCACTTGGTGTGAAAGTATATGAAAAATCTAAAATCATAGAATGTGAAAAAAATGGTATAAGACTTGATGGGGGAGAATTTGTTAAAGCTAATACTATCATTTGGACTGCAGGGGTTAGGGGTAATAGCGTTATAGAAAATAGCTCAGATTTTCCAAGTACAAGATCGCGTATAGAAGTTGATGCTTTTATGCATCCATTAAATGTTGAAAATGCGTCAAAATACTTTTTTATAGGTGATAATAGTTTATTTAAAAATCCTAAAACCAATACCCCTTATCCTCCAACAGCCCAGCTTGCATTAAGAGAAGGAGCATATGTAGCCAAAGCTTTAATGGCTATGATTGATGAGAAAGAATTTAAGCAAGAATTTTCTTTTGTGAGTGGAAATACCGTTTGTTCAATCGGAAATGATTATGCAGTTGGCACAGTTTTGCATAAGCCAATTAGTGGTCTTTTAGCAATAAAACTTAAAATTTTTATAGAAAAACTATGGCAATATCAGCTTATAGGGATAAAGGGATTTTTTAAATAA
- a CDS encoding sodium-dependent transporter → MQRQTWSNTLTYILTVAGATIGFGATWRFPYLVGENGGGAYVLAFCIAMIFIGIPVILVENVIGRRKMSNSVDAFGGKTSDGVKISNSWQGVGYMGLLGSFGIMAYYMVIGGWVLAYIFKIIIGDFNLSSPINAQYTSEFYNSTIENNPLLIGIFTTIFVIINWIILKKGVIDGIEKSVKYLMPFLFICLLVVVGRNLTLDGASEGVKFYLTPDLSKITPKLFIDVLGQVFFALSLGFGVMITLSSHLKKNENLIKTSIYTGILNTLIAVLAGFMIFPALFSVGLTPDSGPSLVFKTLPVAFSHIPFGSIICVFFFLLLIIAALTTSLPIYQVIISVLEEKFKLAKNTAINLTLGSIFVLGNLPCILTYGPLKDITIIKGKNIFDSFDFISGNIFFVLTAFFCCIYVGWVLKKDAIYELSNQNTLKGSIFKLWYYYVKFIIPLIILVIFYFGIF, encoded by the coding sequence ATGCAAAGACAAACATGGAGTAATACGCTAACTTATATCCTTACAGTAGCTGGCGCAACTATTGGCTTTGGGGCCACTTGGCGTTTTCCATACTTAGTAGGTGAAAATGGAGGCGGTGCTTATGTTTTAGCCTTTTGTATAGCTATGATTTTTATAGGAATTCCTGTGATTTTGGTTGAAAATGTCATAGGAAGACGCAAAATGTCAAATTCAGTCGATGCTTTTGGCGGAAAAACAAGTGATGGAGTTAAAATATCGAATTCTTGGCAAGGTGTTGGCTACATGGGGCTTTTAGGTAGTTTTGGAATTATGGCTTATTATATGGTAATAGGTGGATGGGTTTTAGCCTATATTTTTAAAATCATCATAGGTGATTTTAACCTTTCAAGCCCCATTAACGCTCAATATACAAGCGAATTTTATAACTCTACTATAGAAAATAATCCTTTATTAATAGGAATTTTTACTACTATATTTGTGATAATTAACTGGATTATCTTAAAAAAAGGTGTGATTGATGGTATAGAAAAGTCAGTAAAATACCTTATGCCATTTTTGTTTATCTGTCTTTTGGTTGTTGTTGGGCGCAATCTAACACTTGATGGGGCAAGTGAGGGTGTGAAATTTTACCTTACTCCTGATCTTTCAAAAATTACTCCTAAATTATTCATAGATGTCTTAGGACAAGTGTTTTTTGCTCTATCTTTGGGCTTTGGCGTGATGATAACCTTATCATCTCATCTTAAGAAAAATGAGAATTTAATCAAAACTTCTATTTATACAGGTATTTTAAATACCCTCATAGCAGTGCTTGCTGGATTTATGATTTTTCCTGCTTTATTTAGCGTAGGTTTAACCCCTGATAGCGGGCCATCTTTGGTTTTTAAAACCTTACCTGTTGCGTTTTCACATATACCTTTTGGAAGTATAATTTGTGTGTTTTTCTTTTTACTTTTAATCATCGCTGCACTTACTACAAGTTTGCCAATTTATCAAGTAATCATTAGTGTTTTGGAGGAAAAATTTAAACTAGCCAAAAATACTGCTATCAATCTAACACTTGGAAGTATTTTTGTTTTGGGAAATTTACCATGTATACTTACTTATGGCCCTTTAAAAGACATAACCATCATTAAAGGGAAAAATATTTTTGATAGTTTTGATTTTATTAGTGGAAATATATTCTTTGTTTTAACCGCATTTTTTTGTTGTATTTATGTAGGTTGGGTACTTAAAAAAGATGCCATTTATGAACTTTCCAATCAAAATACTCTAAAAGGAAGTATTTTTAAATTATGGTATTATTATGTTAAATTTATCATACCTTTGATTATCTTAGTGATTTTTTATTTTGGTATTTTTTAA
- a CDS encoding 1-aminocyclopropane-1-carboxylate deaminase/D-cysteine desulfhydrase, producing the protein MIASKIDVLKYKDFEFLLKRDDLLGYINGNKARKLALFEKNKHLFKKGQRFISFGSSQSNALVALAKFCHENDFLLIFVCEKMSSFLKENPHGNLEFALKYNVKLIENINYPTRRLQALALKKDDDIFIEEGVAIKEAEFGYQQLALELSEQLNENVSIFLPSGTGTSAAFLAKHSKFKVFTCACVGDSAYLKEQILSLEPNYDFGNLTILNSPKKYHFAKPYLEFYELYKDLKKECGVEFDLLYDMVGFKTLLAHKKQLDGKILYIHQGGLEGNISMLKRYGYKLKNTKIKNH; encoded by the coding sequence TTGATAGCAAGTAAAATTGATGTTTTAAAATACAAAGATTTTGAATTTTTACTCAAAAGAGATGATTTACTTGGCTATATTAATGGAAATAAGGCTAGAAAACTAGCCTTATTTGAAAAAAACAAACATTTATTTAAAAAAGGACAAAGATTTATTTCCTTTGGTTCTTCTCAAAGTAATGCCTTGGTTGCTTTAGCCAAATTTTGTCATGAAAATGATTTTTTGCTCATTTTTGTTTGTGAAAAAATGAGTTCTTTTTTAAAAGAAAATCCTCATGGAAATTTAGAATTTGCATTAAAATATAATGTGAAGTTGATAGAAAATATAAATTATCCTACAAGAAGATTGCAAGCTTTGGCTTTAAAAAAAGATGATGATATTTTTATTGAAGAGGGTGTGGCTATAAAAGAAGCTGAGTTTGGATATCAACAACTGGCTTTAGAGCTTAGTGAGCAACTAAATGAAAATGTAAGTATTTTTTTACCATCAGGTACAGGAACCTCTGCGGCTTTTTTGGCTAAACATAGTAAATTTAAAGTTTTTACATGTGCTTGTGTGGGCGATAGTGCATATTTAAAAGAGCAAATTTTAAGCTTAGAGCCAAATTATGATTTTGGTAATTTAACCATATTAAATTCACCTAAAAAATATCATTTTGCTAAGCCTTATTTAGAATTTTATGAGCTTTATAAGGATTTAAAAAAAGAATGTGGAGTGGAGTTTGACTTGCTTTATGATATGGTGGGTTTTAAAACTTTATTAGCTCATAAAAAGCAACTTGATGGAAAAATCTTATATATCCACCAAGGAGGCCTTGAAGGAAATATAAGCATGTTAAAGCGCTATGGGTATAAATTAAAAAATACCAAAATAAAAAATCACTAA
- a CDS encoding OmpA family protein yields MIKNNSNNEENNFWIAYADLMAGLLFIFILLIGAIVVKYVLTQSDLQIIKENLQKQEERLRENKEELNQKEDILKNLSQKLNNTSSTLDDVKKQKQALEANITKLNQDLNSSLDEKDQQIFALLERLNKKDEEIKELESNFEEAKSKIKELGLIKENTIKNLQAKFDTNITLDSNTGAIVLPSEVLFDTNSFTLKAQAKENLKTILTQYFDNILKDENILNSIENIVIEGHTDSAGSYIYNLDLSQKRAYAVMSFIHSFYKDPRLQKLLMASGRSYSDVITKDGKEDKEASRRIEIKFNINTNNALEKVEKYLDSK; encoded by the coding sequence ATGATAAAAAATAATTCTAATAATGAAGAAAATAATTTTTGGATAGCTTATGCAGATTTAATGGCGGGCTTGCTTTTTATATTTATTTTGCTTATTGGAGCTATAGTTGTTAAGTATGTTTTAACTCAAAGTGATTTGCAAATCATAAAAGAAAATCTACAAAAACAAGAAGAGCGCTTAAGAGAGAACAAAGAAGAATTAAACCAAAAAGAAGATATTTTAAAAAATCTTAGTCAAAAACTAAATAATACTTCAAGTACACTTGATGATGTTAAAAAGCAAAAACAGGCTTTAGAGGCTAATATTACTAAACTCAATCAAGATTTAAATTCAAGTTTAGATGAAAAAGATCAGCAAATTTTTGCTTTGCTTGAGAGATTAAACAAAAAAGATGAAGAAATCAAGGAATTAGAAAGTAATTTTGAAGAAGCAAAAAGTAAAATCAAAGAACTAGGTTTAATCAAAGAAAATACCATCAAAAATCTTCAAGCAAAATTTGATACTAATATTACTCTAGATTCTAATACAGGGGCGATAGTTTTACCTTCTGAAGTACTTTTTGATACAAATTCTTTTACGCTAAAAGCTCAAGCAAAAGAGAATTTGAAAACGATTTTAACGCAGTATTTTGATAATATTTTAAAAGATGAAAATATCTTAAACAGCATAGAAAATATAGTCATAGAAGGGCATACAGATAGTGCTGGTTCTTACATATACAATCTTGATTTATCACAAAAAAGAGCTTATGCGGTGATGAGTTTTATACATTCATTTTATAAAGATCCAAGATTGCAAAAACTTTTAATGGCAAGTGGTAGGTCTTATTCTGATGTAATTACGAAAGATGGTAAAGAAGATAAAGAAGCAAGCCGTAGGATAGAGATTAAATTTAATATCAATACAAATAATGCCTTGGAAAAGGTTGAAAAATACCTTGATAGCAAGTAA
- a CDS encoding MotA/TolQ/ExbB proton channel family protein: MEVKTTDDFSDLVLPEGKGSTGIVAYLKIIFIPAILYVLVLLGYFGKIDFKIELHSVVMIGIIFLVALIFARHSADYASSIFEQQKDEFKLILKRYIMKHFLVIGKETKSNASFDDFAYAYVKDLRNENFASVGAAIFPMLGILGTFISIAMSMPNFNSSDTAGLEQEISVLLNGVGTAFYVSIYGIFLALWWIFFEKYGSSKFQKLLNRQKNATSDFFWSKEEIDRKYLQESLQHFEKIGTIFEHVSNEEFFKELDNTIDRKFKVFQELVNAEEKAVRLSSEHVKQTMSDLSKTQREQKDIVKTYSEIANAVNMLNSNIKELTLRISEQYNRLLDASSDKIVHLDKSVSALDEKVNNFSNNIEKYQNLMLDNQTKLFEGFRASIIEGMHTFKEAYEDEKNIDEKISLMQEFKEESKELDEQTTQVIAKLENQKEDEKIDDKK; the protein is encoded by the coding sequence ATGGAAGTTAAAACAACTGATGATTTTTCTGATCTTGTATTGCCTGAGGGAAAAGGTAGTACGGGAATTGTTGCTTATTTAAAGATTATATTTATCCCTGCTATATTGTATGTTTTAGTGCTTTTAGGATATTTTGGAAAGATTGATTTTAAAATAGAATTACATAGTGTTGTAATGATAGGGATTATCTTTTTGGTGGCTTTGATCTTTGCTAGACATAGTGCTGATTATGCTTCAAGCATTTTTGAGCAACAAAAAGATGAATTTAAGCTTATATTAAAACGCTACATTATGAAGCATTTTTTAGTTATAGGTAAAGAAACAAAGTCAAACGCTAGTTTTGATGATTTTGCTTATGCTTATGTGAAAGATTTGAGAAATGAAAATTTTGCTTCTGTGGGTGCAGCTATTTTTCCTATGCTTGGTATTTTAGGAACTTTTATAAGTATAGCCATGTCTATGCCAAATTTTAATTCAAGCGACACAGCAGGTTTAGAACAAGAAATTTCAGTTTTATTAAATGGAGTAGGAACAGCATTTTATGTATCAATTTATGGAATTTTCTTAGCACTTTGGTGGATATTTTTTGAAAAATATGGCTCTAGTAAATTTCAAAAACTTCTAAATCGTCAAAAAAACGCAACAAGCGATTTTTTTTGGTCTAAAGAAGAAATTGATAGAAAATATCTTCAAGAAAGTTTGCAACATTTTGAAAAAATAGGCACGATTTTTGAGCATGTGAGTAATGAGGAATTTTTTAAAGAACTTGATAATACCATAGATAGAAAATTCAAAGTTTTTCAAGAGCTTGTAAATGCTGAAGAAAAAGCTGTAAGATTAAGCAGTGAGCATGTGAAACAAACTATGAGTGATTTATCTAAAACCCAAAGAGAACAAAAAGACATCGTGAAAACTTATAGTGAAATCGCAAATGCAGTAAATATGCTAAATTCAAACATAAAAGAATTAACTTTAAGAATTTCAGAACAATACAATAGGCTTTTAGATGCGAGTTCGGATAAAATTGTCCATCTAGATAAAAGCGTGAGTGCTTTAGATGAAAAGGTGAATAATTTTTCAAATAATATTGAAAAATATCAAAATCTTATGCTTGATAATCAAACTAAACTTTTTGAAGGTTTTAGGGCAAGTATTATAGAAGGTATGCATACTTTTAAAGAAGCTTATGAAGATGAAAAAAATATTGATGAAAAAATTTCACTAATGCAAGAATTTAAAGAAGAAAGCAAAGAATTAGATGAGCAAACCACACAAGTTATTGCAAAGCTTGAAAATCAAAAAGAAGATGAAAAAATAGATGATAAAAAATAA
- the fbaA gene encoding class II fructose-bisphosphate aldolase, which produces MGVLDLVKPGVLSGDDLNIVYNHAKKEGFAIPAVNVVGTNSINAVLESAKKVNSPVIIQFSNGGAKFVAGKACPKADVFGAISGARHVHLMAKAYGVPVILHTDHAARKLLPWIDALIEANIEFKKETGKPLFSSHMIDLSEEDLESNLSTCENYLKQMSELGISLELELGCTGGEEDGVDNTNIDNAKLYTQPEDVALAYERLSKISDRFSIAASFGNVHGVYKPGNVILRPEILKNSQNYVKEKFNLGEEKPINFVFHGGSGSDIEDIKAALSYGVIKMNIDTDTQWAFWDGVREYELKNKAYLQGQIGNPEGDDKPNKKYYDPRVWLRAGEESMIKRLECAFSDLNCIDRN; this is translated from the coding sequence ATGGGTGTATTAGATCTTGTTAAGCCAGGTGTTTTAAGTGGTGATGATCTAAATATCGTATATAATCATGCAAAAAAAGAAGGATTTGCTATCCCTGCGGTAAATGTCGTGGGGACAAATTCTATCAATGCGGTTTTAGAAAGTGCTAAAAAAGTTAATTCGCCTGTGATTATTCAGTTTTCAAATGGAGGAGCTAAATTTGTAGCAGGGAAAGCTTGCCCAAAAGCTGATGTGTTTGGTGCTATAAGTGGTGCAAGACATGTGCATTTAATGGCAAAAGCTTATGGGGTTCCGGTGATTTTACACACAGATCATGCTGCTAGAAAATTACTTCCTTGGATTGATGCTTTGATTGAAGCAAATATTGAGTTTAAAAAAGAAACAGGCAAGCCTTTATTTAGCTCACATATGATTGATTTAAGTGAAGAGGATTTAGAAAGTAATCTAAGCACTTGTGAAAATTATTTAAAACAAATGTCTGAACTTGGGATTTCTTTGGAGCTTGAGTTAGGTTGTACAGGTGGAGAAGAGGATGGAGTGGATAATACAAATATCGATAATGCAAAATTATACACTCAGCCTGAAGATGTAGCGCTAGCTTATGAGAGACTTTCTAAAATTAGTGATAGATTTTCAATCGCAGCTAGCTTTGGTAATGTACATGGAGTATATAAACCAGGAAATGTGATTTTAAGACCTGAAATTCTTAAAAACTCTCAAAATTATGTAAAAGAAAAATTCAATCTTGGTGAAGAAAAGCCAATCAATTTTGTTTTCCATGGTGGTAGTGGTAGTGATATAGAAGATATCAAAGCAGCACTTAGCTATGGTGTGATTAAGATGAATATTGATACAGATACACAATGGGCTTTTTGGGATGGTGTTAGAGAGTATGAACTTAAAAATAAAGCTTATTTGCAAGGACAAATTGGCAATCCTGAAGGCGATGATAAGCCAAATAAAAAATACTATGATCCAAGAGTATGGCTTAGAGCGGGCGAAGAAAGTATGATCAAACGCTTAGAGTGCGCTTTTAGTGATTTAAATTGTATCGATAGAAACTAA
- a CDS encoding peptidylprolyl isomerase: protein MKKISLVAAALLTGLSLNAAVVATLDGNNISDTEVNEFFAPMLRGAKITDLPAEQKKAIIDQYIVQQLVLKDAKAQKIENDPSYKEELERAKEAILVNIYQKKIFDSIKNDDAKAKKFYEADKDKFTKPAQVKAKHILVTSEKEAKDIIAELSKLSGKALNDKFAQLAKEKSIDKGSSAQGGDLGWFAESTMVKPFADAAFSMKKGTISKTPVKSDFGYHIILKEDARAKSTMSYNEVKAGIESNIKMEEFKELMNKKAQELLQKAKVEYK, encoded by the coding sequence ATGAAAAAAATTTCTTTAGTTGCTGCGGCTTTATTAACAGGTTTAAGTTTAAATGCTGCGGTGGTTGCAACCCTTGATGGAAACAATATCAGCGATACAGAAGTGAATGAATTTTTTGCTCCTATGCTAAGAGGTGCTAAAATTACTGATTTACCAGCTGAACAAAAAAAAGCAATTATCGATCAATACATCGTTCAACAACTTGTATTAAAAGATGCTAAAGCTCAAAAAATAGAAAATGATCCTTCATATAAAGAAGAATTAGAGCGTGCTAAAGAAGCTATTTTGGTAAATATCTATCAAAAGAAAATTTTTGATTCAATTAAAAATGATGACGCTAAGGCTAAAAAATTCTATGAAGCAGATAAAGATAAATTCACTAAACCAGCTCAAGTGAAAGCTAAGCATATTTTGGTAACTAGCGAAAAAGAAGCTAAAGATATTATTGCCGAACTTAGTAAGCTAAGTGGAAAAGCTTTAAATGATAAATTTGCCCAACTTGCAAAAGAAAAATCAATCGACAAAGGTTCTTCAGCACAAGGTGGTGATCTTGGTTGGTTTGCTGAGTCAACTATGGTAAAACCATTTGCTGATGCAGCTTTTTCTATGAAAAAAGGTACTATTTCTAAAACACCAGTAAAAAGTGATTTTGGATATCATATTATCTTAAAAGAAGATGCTAGAGCAAAAAGTACTATGAGTTATAATGAAGTAAAAGCAGGTATTGAAAGTAATATCAAAATGGAAGAATTTAAAGAACTTATGAATAAAAAAGCTCAAGAACTTCTTCAAAAAGCAAAAGTGGAATACAAATAA
- the nth gene encoding endonuclease III, whose translation MKRNLEIKKLFLEHFGEAKTELVFSNAYELIVCVMLSAQCTDKRVNLITPALFEAYPSVQDLANANLSSLKLLINSCSFYNNKAQNLIKMAQAVCEQFNGEIPTNEQDLKTLAGVGQKTAHVVMIEWCGANCMAVDTHVFRVSHRLNLSKAKTPEETEKDLTKIFKDNLNYLHQAMVLFGRYTCKAKNPLCKECFLNHLCKSKDKKLI comes from the coding sequence ATGAAAAGAAATTTAGAAATTAAAAAATTATTTTTGGAGCATTTTGGAGAGGCAAAAACAGAATTAGTTTTTAGCAATGCTTATGAACTCATAGTTTGTGTTATGCTCTCAGCTCAATGTACTGATAAAAGGGTTAATCTCATCACACCGGCTTTATTTGAAGCTTATCCTAGCGTGCAAGATCTAGCTAATGCTAATCTTAGTAGTTTAAAATTACTTATAAACTCATGTTCATTTTATAATAATAAAGCACAAAATTTAATCAAAATGGCTCAAGCAGTTTGTGAGCAATTTAATGGTGAAATCCCCACGAATGAGCAAGATTTAAAAACTCTAGCAGGAGTAGGACAAAAAACTGCACATGTAGTGATGATAGAATGGTGTGGGGCTAATTGTATGGCTGTAGATACCCATGTATTTAGAGTTTCACACAGACTTAATCTTAGCAAAGCTAAAACTCCTGAAGAAACCGAAAAAGATTTAACTAAAATTTTTAAAGATAATCTAAACTATCTTCATCAAGCTATGGTGCTTTTTGGACGCTATACATGCAAGGCTAAAAATCCTTTATGCAAAGAATGCTTTTTAAATCATTTATGTAAGAGTAAAGATAAAAAGTTAATCTAG
- the gltS gene encoding sodium/glutamate symporter has protein sequence MKFDFYATLVTMVIVLLLGVFVIKRVKFLRDYNIPEPVVGGGIAAIILLILHSSFSLNIKFDESMKDPLMLAFFSSIGLLADFASLKKGGRKLAVFLVVVVGLLFAQNIVGIGVATAMGQNPLMGLIAGSVTMSGGHGTGAAWAAEFIKEPYLYSSATTVAIACATFGLISGGIIGGPVARYLVNKHKLVVPKQNDDKDAILNFQSPEKERLITPSSFIESLALIALCLLIGSALSTYIKANTGFTLPTFVYCLFVGVVLRNVLSATKIHHVFDREVSVLGNVSLSLFLALALMTINLWDLVTLALPMLVILVVQVAMMAAFAIFVTFRVCGKDYDAAVLAAGHCGFGLGATPTAMVNMQTVTNHYGMSHMAFIIVPLVGAFFIDIVNALVINAFLYLPFFH, from the coding sequence ATGAAATTTGATTTTTATGCAACGCTAGTTACTATGGTTATAGTATTGCTTTTAGGCGTTTTTGTCATTAAAAGGGTAAAATTTCTTCGTGATTATAATATCCCTGAGCCAGTTGTTGGTGGCGGAATAGCTGCGATTATTCTTTTAATCTTACATAGTTCTTTTTCATTAAACATTAAATTTGATGAATCTATGAAAGATCCGTTAATGCTTGCATTCTTTTCAAGTATTGGTTTGTTAGCTGATTTTGCTTCATTAAAAAAAGGTGGTAGAAAATTAGCGGTTTTTTTAGTGGTGGTTGTTGGCTTGCTTTTTGCACAAAATATAGTTGGTATAGGCGTAGCAACTGCCATGGGACAAAATCCACTTATGGGGCTTATAGCAGGTTCTGTTACAATGAGTGGTGGTCATGGTACAGGTGCAGCTTGGGCGGCTGAGTTTATTAAAGAACCTTATTTGTATTCTAGTGCAACTACTGTTGCTATTGCTTGTGCGACTTTTGGACTTATTTCAGGTGGTATCATAGGTGGGCCTGTTGCGAGATATTTGGTTAATAAACACAAATTAGTGGTTCCAAAACAAAATGATGATAAAGATGCGATTTTAAATTTCCAATCTCCAGAAAAAGAAAGATTGATCACTCCATCTTCTTTTATAGAATCTTTAGCATTGATTGCTTTATGTTTATTAATAGGTAGTGCTTTATCTACTTATATCAAAGCAAATACAGGTTTTACTTTACCAACTTTTGTGTATTGTCTTTTTGTGGGTGTTGTTTTAAGAAATGTTTTATCGGCTACAAAAATTCACCATGTGTTTGATAGAGAAGTATCAGTTTTAGGTAATGTAAGCTTGTCATTATTCTTAGCTTTAGCGTTAATGACTATTAATCTTTGGGATCTAGTAACCCTTGCGCTACCGATGCTAGTAATTTTAGTAGTACAAGTTGCTATGATGGCTGCTTTTGCTATATTTGTAACCTTTAGAGTATGTGGAAAAGACTATGATGCAGCAGTTTTAGCAGCAGGACATTGTGGTTTTGGTTTAGGCGCTACTCCAACAGCTATGGTAAATATGCAAACTGTAACAAATCACTATGGTATGAGCCATATGGCATTTATTATTGTGCCTTTAGTAGGTGCATTTTTCATAGATATAGTAAATGCTTTAGTGATTAATGCTTTCTTATATCTACCATTTTTTCATTAA